A genome region from Osmerus mordax isolate fOsmMor3 chromosome 27, fOsmMor3.pri, whole genome shotgun sequence includes the following:
- the LOC136936617 gene encoding trace amine-associated receptor 13c-like, producing the protein MEMEHLSEEEYIACYPQVNESCRRQYRSRSESVFIYTLFSSVSLLTVLLNLLVLISISHFRQLHTPTNALVFSLALADLLVGLLVMPVEAIRTVESCWYLGSVVCALNFYSAYILISASLGNLVLISVDRYIAVCKPLLYPSQVTMTRTLVCSTINWACSILYNTWLTFQHLSNPDANNRCFGECVIIVSYINGMVDIVVTFITPCSFIIILYLKIFTVAISQAQSLQARVGCSKSSGEKTWRSERKAARTLGIVVVFFLLCFTPYFCWSFSLDFSSLYFLTWILQFNSFLNPLIYAFFYPWFKRAIKHIFTLKILQTSSSEFKVMPD; encoded by the coding sequence ATGGAGATGGAGCACCTATCAGAAGAGGAGTACATAGCCTGCTACCCACAGGTCAACGAGTCTTGCAGGAGGCAGTACCGCTCCCGATCTGAGTCTGTGTTCATTTACACCCTgttctcctctgtgtctctgctgacGGTGCTGCTCAACCTGCTGGtcctcatctccatctcccacTTCAGGCAGCTCCACACCCCCACCAACGCCCTCGTCTTCTCCCTGGCTCTGGCCGACCTTCTGGTGGGACTGCTGGTCATGCCTGTGGAGGCCATCCGCACTGTGGAGTCCTGCTGGTACCTGGGCAGCGTGGTGTGTGCTCTGAATTTTTACTCTGCCTACATACTCATCTCCGCCTCCCTGGGAAACCTGGTGCTCATATCTGTAGACCGCTACATCGCTGTGTGTAAACCTCTCTTGTATCCCTCCCAGGTTACAATGACGAGAACCTTAGTGTGTAGCACCATCAACTGGGCTTGCTCTATTCTCTATAACACTTGGTTAACTTTCCAGCACTTGAGTAACCCGGATGCCAACAACAGGTGTTTTGGGGAATGCGTAATTATCGTGAGTTACATTAATGGGATGGTTGACATTGTGGTTACATTTATTACACCATGCAGTTTCATAATTATTCTCTACTTGAAAATATTCACGGTGGCAATTTCTCAGGCTCAAAGTCTACAAGCCAGAGTGGGATGTTCAAAATCTTCTGGTGAAAAGACTTGGAGGTCTGAGAGAAAAGCAGCAAGAACTCTAGGCatagttgttgtgttttttctgtTGTGTTTCACACCATATTTCTGCTGGTCTTTCTCTCTAGATTTTTCCTCCTTGTATTTCCTTACTTGGATCCTTCAGTTTAATTCATTTCTCAATCCTCTGATCTATGCTTTCTTTTATCCATGGTTCAAAAGAGCAATTAAACATATCTTTACTCTGAAGATACTGCAGACATCATCTTCTGAATTCAAAGTTATGCCAGATTGA
- the LOC136936618 gene encoding trace amine-associated receptor 13c-like: MEMEHLSEEEYIACYPQVNKSCRRQYRSRSESVFIYTLFSSVSLLTVLLNLLVLISISHFRQLHTPTNALVFSLALADLLVGLLVMPVEAIRTVESCWYLGSVVCALNPYSAYVLISASLGILVLISVDRYIAVCKPLLYPSQVTMRRTLVCSTINWACSILYNTWQLFQHLINPDANNRCFGECMVIVSYMNGMVDIVVTFIAPCCVIIILYLKIFVVAISQARSLQARVGCSTSSGEKTWRSERKAARTLGIVVVFFLLCFTPYFCWSFSLDISSLYFLTWILQFNSCLNPLIYAFFYPWFKRAIKHIFTLKILQTSSSEFKVMPD, translated from the coding sequence ATGGAGATGGAGCACCTATCAGAAGAGGAGTACATAGCCTGCTACCCACAGGTCAACAAGTCTTGCAGGAGGCAGTACCGCTCCCGATCTGAGTCTGTGTTCATTTACACCCTgttctcctctgtgtctctgctgacGGTGCTGCTCAACCTGCTGGtcctcatctccatctcccacTTCAGGCAGCTCCACACCCCCACCAACGCCCTCGTCTTCTCCCTGGCTCTGGCCGACCTTCTGGTGGGACTGCTGGTCATGCCTGTGGAGGCCATCCGCACCGTGGAGTCCTGCTGGTACCTGGGCAGCGTGGTGTGTGCTCTGAATCCTTACTCTGCCTACGTACTCATCTCCGCCTCCCTGGGAATCCTGGTGCTCATATCTGTAGACCGCTACATCGCTGTGTGTAAACCTCTCTTGTATCCTTCCCAGGTCACCATGAGGAGAACCTTAGTGTGTAGCACCATCAACTGGGCTTGCTCTATTCTCTATAACACTTGGCAACTTTTCCAGCACTTAATTAACCCGGATGCCAACAACAGGTGTTTTGGGGAGTGCATGGTTATCGTGAGTTACATGAATGGGATGGTTGACATTGTGGTTACATTTATTGCACCATGCTGTGTCATAATAATTCTCTACTTGAAAATATTTGTGGTGGCAATTTCTCAGGCACGAAGTCTACAAGCCAGAGTGGGATGTTCAACATCTTCTGGTGAAAAGACTTGGAGGTCTGAGAGAAAAGCAGCAAGAACTCTAGGCatagttgttgtgttttttctgtTGTGTTTCACACCATATTTCTGCTGGTCTTTCTCTCTAGATATTTCCTCCTTGTATTTCCTTACTTGGATCCTTCAGTTTAATTCATGTCTCAATCCTCTGATCTATGCTTTCTTTTATCCATGGTTCAAAAGAGCAATTAAACATATCTTTACTCTGAAGATACTGCAGACATCATCTTCTGAATTCAAAGTTATGCCAGATTGA